A genome region from Macaca fascicularis isolate 582-1 chromosome 3, T2T-MFA8v1.1 includes the following:
- the GHRHR gene encoding growth hormone-releasing hormone receptor isoform X2: MVHGTPSPLLGRGKGLWLESLACLPGAVKRDCTITGWSEPFPPYPVACPVPLELLAEEGPVVSVAASPHPQSIMSVKRLHSSPLLLPHPQESYFSTVKIIYTMGHSISIVALFVAITILVALRRLHCPRNYVHTQLFATFILKAGAVFLKDAALFHSDDTDYCSFSTVLCKVSVAASHFATMTNFSWLLAEAVYLTCLLASTSPSSRRAFWWLVLAGWGLPVLFTGTWVGCKLAFEDVA, from the exons ATGGTCCATGGCACCCCCAGCCCCCtcctggggagagggaaggggttGTGGCTAGAGAGTCTTGCTTGCCTCCCAGGGGCTGTGAAGCGGGATTGTACCATCACTGGCTGGTCTGAGCCCTTTCCACCTTACCCTGTGGCCTGCCCTGTGCCTCTGGAGCTGCTGGCTGAGGAG GGACCTGTAGTTTCTGTGgctgcctctccccacccccagagcATCATGAGTGTTAAGCGTCTCCACTCCTCGCCACTGCTCCTCCCTCACCCGCAG GAATCTTACTTCTCCACAGTGAAGATTATCTACACCATGGGCCATAGCATCTCTATTGTAGCCCTCTTCGTGGCCATCACCATCCTGGTTGCTCTCAG GAGGCTCCACTGCCCCCGGAACTACGTCCACACCCAGCTGTTCGCCACTTTTATCCTCAAGGCGGGTGCTGTGTTCCTGAAGGATGCTGCCCTTTTCCACAGCGACGACACTGACTACTGCAGCTTCTCTACT GTTCTATGCAAGGTCTCTGTGGCCGCCTCTCATTTCGCCACCATGACCAACTTCAGCTGGCTGTTGGCAGAAGCTGTCTACCTGACCTGCCTCCtggcctccacctcccccagCTCAAGGAGAGCCTTCTGGTGGCTGGTTCTCGCTGGCTGGG GTCTGCCCGTGCTCTTCACTGGCACGTGGGTGGGCTGCAAACTGGCCTTCGAGGACGTTGCGTGA
- the GHRHR gene encoding growth hormone-releasing hormone receptor isoform X3: protein MEGATAGLTMDRRMWGAHVLCVLSPLPTVLGHMHPECDFITQLREDESACLQAAEEMPNATLGCPRTWDGLLCWPTAGSGEWVTLPCPDFFSHFSSESGAVKRDCTITGWSEPFPPYPVACPVPLELLAEEESYFSTVKIIYTMGHSISIVALFVAITILVALRRLHCPRNYVHTQLFATFILKAGAVFLKDAALFHSDDTDYCSFSTVLCKVSVAASHFATMTNFSWLLAEAVYLTCLLASTSPSSRRAFWWLVLAGWGLPVLFTGTWVGCKLAFEDVACWDLDNSSPYWWIIKGPIVLSVGVNFGLFLNIIRILVRKLEPAQGSLHTQSQYWRLSKSTLFLIPLFGIHYIIFNFLPDNAGLGIRLPLELGLGSFQGFIVAILYCFLNQEVRTEISRKWHGHDPELLPAWRTRAKWTTPSRSAAKVLTSMC from the exons ATGGAGGGAGCCACTGCTGGACTCACCATGGACCGCCGGATGTGGGGGGCCCACGTCCTCTGCGTGTTGAGCCCGTTACCGACC GTATTGGGCCACATGCACCCAGAATGTGACTTCATCACCCAGCTGAGAGAGGATGAGAGTGCCTGTCTACAAGCAGCAGAGGAGATGCCCAACGCCACCCTGG GCTGCCCCAGGACCTGGGATGGGCTGCTGTGCTGGCCGACGGCAGGATCCGGCGAGTGGGTCACCCTCCCCTGCCCTGATTTCTTCTCTCACTTCAGCTCAGAGTCAG GGGCTGTGAAGCGGGATTGTACCATCACTGGCTGGTCTGAGCCCTTTCCACCTTACCCTGTGGCCTGCCCTGTGCCTCTGGAGCTGCTGGCTGAGGAG GAATCTTACTTCTCCACAGTGAAGATTATCTACACCATGGGCCATAGCATCTCTATTGTAGCCCTCTTCGTGGCCATCACCATCCTGGTTGCTCTCAG GAGGCTCCACTGCCCCCGGAACTACGTCCACACCCAGCTGTTCGCCACTTTTATCCTCAAGGCGGGTGCTGTGTTCCTGAAGGATGCTGCCCTTTTCCACAGCGACGACACTGACTACTGCAGCTTCTCTACT GTTCTATGCAAGGTCTCTGTGGCCGCCTCTCATTTCGCCACCATGACCAACTTCAGCTGGCTGTTGGCAGAAGCTGTCTACCTGACCTGCCTCCtggcctccacctcccccagCTCAAGGAGAGCCTTCTGGTGGCTGGTTCTCGCTGGCTGGG GTCTGCCCGTGCTCTTCACTGGCACGTGGGTGGGCTGCAAACTGGCCTTCGAGGACGTTGC GTGCTGGGACCTGGACAACAGCTCCCCCTACTGGTGGATCATCAAAGGGCCCATCGTTCTCTCAGTCGGG GTGAACTTTGGGCTTTTTCTCAATATTATCCGCATCCTGGTGAGGAAACTGGAGCCAGCTCAGGGCAGCCTCCATACCCAGTCTCAGTATTG GCGTCTCTCCAAGTCGACACTTTTCTTGATCCCACTCTTTGGAATTCACTACATCATCTTCAACTTCCTGCCAGACAATGCTGGCCTGGGCATCCGCCTCCCCCTGGAGCTGGGACTGGGTTCCTTCCAG GGCTTCATCGTGGCCATCCTCTACTGCTTCCTCAACCAAGAG GTGAGGACTGAGATCTCACGGAAGTGGCATGGCCATGACCCTGAGCTTCTGCCAGCCTGGAGGACCCGTGCTAAGTGGACCACGCCTTCCCGCTCGGCGGCAAAGGTGCTGACATCTATGTGCTAA
- the GHRHR gene encoding growth hormone-releasing hormone receptor isoform X1: MVHGTPSPLLGRGKGLWLESLACLPGAVKRDCTITGWSEPFPPYPVACPVPLELLAEEGPVVSVAASPHPQSIMSVKRLHSSPLLLPHPQESYFSTVKIIYTMGHSISIVALFVAITILVALRRLHCPRNYVHTQLFATFILKAGAVFLKDAALFHSDDTDYCSFSTVMAVGEGAGWVGERGGGITDPEVPAPAFPALWADPGAPAWPITEQENAPLPCQALSSHAFPGLWCRSMSFPILHALLRIL; the protein is encoded by the exons ATGGTCCATGGCACCCCCAGCCCCCtcctggggagagggaaggggttGTGGCTAGAGAGTCTTGCTTGCCTCCCAGGGGCTGTGAAGCGGGATTGTACCATCACTGGCTGGTCTGAGCCCTTTCCACCTTACCCTGTGGCCTGCCCTGTGCCTCTGGAGCTGCTGGCTGAGGAG GGACCTGTAGTTTCTGTGgctgcctctccccacccccagagcATCATGAGTGTTAAGCGTCTCCACTCCTCGCCACTGCTCCTCCCTCACCCGCAG GAATCTTACTTCTCCACAGTGAAGATTATCTACACCATGGGCCATAGCATCTCTATTGTAGCCCTCTTCGTGGCCATCACCATCCTGGTTGCTCTCAG GAGGCTCCACTGCCCCCGGAACTACGTCCACACCCAGCTGTTCGCCACTTTTATCCTCAAGGCGGGTGCTGTGTTCCTGAAGGATGCTGCCCTTTTCCACAGCGACGACACTGACTACTGCAGCTTCTCTACTGTAATGGCCGTGGGTGAAGGGGCTGGGTGGGTAGGGGAGAGaggaggtgggattacagacccaGAAGTGCCTGCCCCAGCCTTTCCTGCCCTGTGGgctgaccctggagctcctgcaTGGCCAATTACAGAACAGGAAAATGCTCCTCTCCCATGTCAGGCCCTAAGTTCTCACGCCTTTCCTGGACTGTGGTGTCGATCCATGTCATTTCCTATATTGCATGCTCTACTCCGCATTCTGTAG